Genomic window (Capillibacterium thermochitinicola):
TGCCGACGCTCTCGCAACGATAAAAAGGAAAACCAGGAGGGCAATCTGTTCCGGTAGCGCCAAAGCATCGGCCGATGCTTTGGCGCTGCCTATTCCAATAAGGAGGGACCTTTCTTTTGAGTTTACGAGCAGATGCGCAGAAGATTATTGAGGCGGCGATCACCGCCGCCCTGCCGGATACGGCAGTGAAAAAAGCCCTGTCTGGAGAGGATTTCTCCGGAGGGAAACTGGTGCTGGTGGCGATCGGGAAGGCGGCCTGGTCGATGGCGAAGGCGGCTTGCGAGGTCCTGGCCGGCCAAATCAGTGACGGCGTGGTGATTACCAAGTACGGTCACGCCCAAGGGGAGTTACCCAACATCCGCATCTTTGAAGCCGGTCATCCGATTCCCGATGCCAACTCCTTTGCCGCGACGGAAGAGGCGATTAAGCTAGTCCAGAACTTGACCGCCGAAGATACGGTCCTGTTTCTGATCTCCGGCGGCGGTTCGGCTTTGTTTGAAAAACCCCTGGTCTCGGAAGTGGTCCTCCAAAATATAACCGGACAGCTCCTGGCCTGCGGAGCCAGTATTACAGAGATTAACACGATCCGGAAACGGTTGTCGGCAGTAAAAGGCGGAAAATTTGCCAAGTTGTGCGAGCCGGCCCGGGTTTTCTCCGTGGTCCTTTCGGATATCATCGGCGACCCCCTGGACATGATCGCCTCCGGACCAGCCTATCCCGACCGTTCCACCAGCCGGGAGGCTTTGGCGATTGTTCAAAAGTATGGGTTGGTTATCCCGCAAGAAGTAGAACAGCTGTTACGGATCGAACCTCCGGCTACCCTGAACAATGTGACCACCAAGATTACGGGGAGCGTGCGCCAACTTTGCGTTGCCGCGGAGAAAACCTGCCGGGAACTGGGCTATAAACCAATGATCCTGACCGCCAGTCTCAGCTGTCAGGCCCGGGAAGCCGGCAGTTTTTTGGCGGCGATTGCCCAGTACCATCAAGATACCGAGCAGTCACTGGCTTTTATCGCCGGCGGTGAAACCGTTGTCCAGCTGAAGGGAAAAGGCAAAGGCGGCAGGAATCAAGAATTGGCCCTGGCGGCGGCCGAAGGGATCGCTTCCCTCGAGAACGTGGCGGTCTTTTCCGTTGGTTCGGATGGAACCGACGGGCCAACGGATGCCGCCGGCGGCTACGTGGACAACACCACCAAACAGAGACTCGCGGAAAAAGGGATTAGTATTTTCGAGGTTCTGGAGAACAACGACGCTTACCATGCCC
Coding sequences:
- a CDS encoding glycerate kinase type-2 family protein, which produces MSLRADAQKIIEAAITAALPDTAVKKALSGEDFSGGKLVLVAIGKAAWSMAKAACEVLAGQISDGVVITKYGHAQGELPNIRIFEAGHPIPDANSFAATEEAIKLVQNLTAEDTVLFLISGGGSALFEKPLVSEVVLQNITGQLLACGASITEINTIRKRLSAVKGGKFAKLCEPARVFSVVLSDIIGDPLDMIASGPAYPDRSTSREALAIVQKYGLVIPQEVEQLLRIEPPATLNNVTTKITGSVRQLCVAAEKTCRELGYKPMILTASLSCQAREAGSFLAAIAQYHQDTEQSLAFIAGGETVVQLKGKGKGGRNQELALAAAEGIASLENVAVFSVGSDGTDGPTDAAGGYVDNTTKQRLAEKGISIFEVLENNDAYHALQAVDGLIFTGPTGTNVNDLSVLLIKR